A window of the Mytilus trossulus isolate FHL-02 unplaced genomic scaffold, PNRI_Mtr1.1.1.hap1 h1tg000050l__unscaffolded, whole genome shotgun sequence genome harbors these coding sequences:
- the LOC134699247 gene encoding protein HGH1 homolog isoform X2, translated as MFVISRLVWYYSEHDMTEHSKEDLEKEFSPFLNPAARGDVKNIAIDYVLGMTGKEDGKQMIASSQKFLDGVISLCDDSDEGVHNKAFKALTNIATDSKLSLQIVKNNKFSEFIVNCFKKFLDPSFRQADSVCKFVSNLSRPEECAGCIATIILQSKDVSLSKIVNAMCNVEYNLKSNLHFLAPLLGNLSQVPQVRTELMTEREYVIQRCLPFLTYQESAIRRGGIASLIKNCLFDTGYHDWLLGDKVDLLPRLLLPLAGGEEFDDDDMERLPADLQYLPPDKQRESDPDIRKIIVECLFQLCATKKARQFVKEKNTYVIMREYHQWEPERMNNPAIMNLIDVLIGDEPAPQHENLREVEVPEDLKKKFTEDDEEEILQIKNEINSQ; from the exons ATGTTTGTTATATCTAGACTAGTATGGTATTATAGTGAACATG ATATGACAGAACACAGTAAAGAAGACCTGGAGAAAGAGTTCTCTCCCTTTCTGAATCCAGCAGCTAGGGGGGATGTCAAAAATATTGCAATAGACTATGTGTTGGGAATGACTGGAAAGGAGGATGGAAAACAAATGATTGCAAGCAGTCAGAAATTTTTAGatggagttatctccctttgtgaTGATTCAGATGAGGGCGTTCATAATAAAGCATTTAAAGCTTTGACAAATATTGCAACAGACTCTAAATTAAGTTTACAGATTGTTAAAAACAACAAGTTTTCAGAATTTATTGTGAACTGTTTCAAAAAATTCTTAGACCCAAGTTTCAGACAGGCTGATAGTGTGTGCAAATTTGTTTCAAACTTGTCAAGGCCAGAAGAGTGTGCAGGCTGTATAGCCACAATCATTCTACAAAGCAAAGATGTCAGTTTATCAAAGATTGTAAATGCCATGTGTAATGTGGAATATAATCTTAAGTCAAATTTGCATTTCCTAGCACCATTGCTGGGTAATTTGTCACAGGTGCCACAAGTTAGAACAGAACTTATGACAGAAAGAGAATATGTCATTCAGCGATGTTTACCATTCTTAACTTACCAGGAATCTGCGATCAGAAGAGGAGGAATAGCAAGTCTTATTAAAAACTGTTTGTTTGATACAG GTTACCACGACTGGTTGCTAGGAGACAAGGTTGATTTACTTCCTCGATTGTTGTTGCCCTTGGCTGGTGGGGAGGAGTTTGATGACGATGACATGGAGCGACTGCCAGCAGACCTTCAGTATTTACCTCCAGACAAACAGAGAGAGTCGGATCCAGACATAAGGAAAATCATCGTCGAATGTTTATTTCAG ctTTGTGCAACAAAAAAAGCAAGACAATTTGTCAAAGAAAAGAACACATATGTTATAATGAGAGAGTATCATCAGTGGGAACCAGAACGTATGAACAATCCGGCAATAATGAACTTAATAGATGTTTTAATAGGAGACGAACCAGCTCCTCAACATGAGAACTTGAGGGAAGTGGAAGTTCCagaagatttaaaaaagaaatttacagAAGATGATGAAGAAGAAatacttcaaattaaaaatgaaataaattcgcaataa
- the LOC134699247 gene encoding protein HGH1 homolog isoform X3 encodes MTEHSKEDLEKEFSPFLNPAARGDVKNIAIDYVLGMTGKEDGKQMIASSQKFLDGVISLCDDSDEGVHNKAFKALTNIATDSKLSLQIVKNNKFSEFIVNCFKKFLDPSFRQADSVCKFVSNLSRPEECAGCIATIILQSKDVSLSKIVNAMCNVEYNLKSNLHFLAPLLGNLSQVPQVRTELMTEREYVIQRCLPFLTYQESAIRRGGIASLIKNCLFDTGYHDWLLGDKVDLLPRLLLPLAGGEEFDDDDMERLPADLQYLPPDKQRESDPDIRKIIVECLFQLCATKKARQFVKEKNTYVIMREYHQWEPERMNNPAIMNLIDVLIGDEPAPQHENLREVEVPEDLKKKFTEDDEEEILQIKNEINSQ; translated from the exons ATGACAGAACACAGTAAAGAAGACCTGGAGAAAGAGTTCTCTCCCTTTCTGAATCCAGCAGCTAGGGGGGATGTCAAAAATATTGCAATAGACTATGTGTTGGGAATGACTGGAAAGGAGGATGGAAAACAAATGATTGCAAGCAGTCAGAAATTTTTAGatggagttatctccctttgtgaTGATTCAGATGAGGGCGTTCATAATAAAGCATTTAAAGCTTTGACAAATATTGCAACAGACTCTAAATTAAGTTTACAGATTGTTAAAAACAACAAGTTTTCAGAATTTATTGTGAACTGTTTCAAAAAATTCTTAGACCCAAGTTTCAGACAGGCTGATAGTGTGTGCAAATTTGTTTCAAACTTGTCAAGGCCAGAAGAGTGTGCAGGCTGTATAGCCACAATCATTCTACAAAGCAAAGATGTCAGTTTATCAAAGATTGTAAATGCCATGTGTAATGTGGAATATAATCTTAAGTCAAATTTGCATTTCCTAGCACCATTGCTGGGTAATTTGTCACAGGTGCCACAAGTTAGAACAGAACTTATGACAGAAAGAGAATATGTCATTCAGCGATGTTTACCATTCTTAACTTACCAGGAATCTGCGATCAGAAGAGGAGGAATAGCAAGTCTTATTAAAAACTGTTTGTTTGATACAG GTTACCACGACTGGTTGCTAGGAGACAAGGTTGATTTACTTCCTCGATTGTTGTTGCCCTTGGCTGGTGGGGAGGAGTTTGATGACGATGACATGGAGCGACTGCCAGCAGACCTTCAGTATTTACCTCCAGACAAACAGAGAGAGTCGGATCCAGACATAAGGAAAATCATCGTCGAATGTTTATTTCAG ctTTGTGCAACAAAAAAAGCAAGACAATTTGTCAAAGAAAAGAACACATATGTTATAATGAGAGAGTATCATCAGTGGGAACCAGAACGTATGAACAATCCGGCAATAATGAACTTAATAGATGTTTTAATAGGAGACGAACCAGCTCCTCAACATGAGAACTTGAGGGAAGTGGAAGTTCCagaagatttaaaaaagaaatttacagAAGATGATGAAGAAGAAatacttcaaattaaaaatgaaataaattcgcaataa
- the LOC134699247 gene encoding protein HGH1 homolog isoform X1 — protein sequence MKLKGVMVSIQKHEEKKCQNRCIENMTEHSKEDLEKEFSPFLNPAARGDVKNIAIDYVLGMTGKEDGKQMIASSQKFLDGVISLCDDSDEGVHNKAFKALTNIATDSKLSLQIVKNNKFSEFIVNCFKKFLDPSFRQADSVCKFVSNLSRPEECAGCIATIILQSKDVSLSKIVNAMCNVEYNLKSNLHFLAPLLGNLSQVPQVRTELMTEREYVIQRCLPFLTYQESAIRRGGIASLIKNCLFDTGYHDWLLGDKVDLLPRLLLPLAGGEEFDDDDMERLPADLQYLPPDKQRESDPDIRKIIVECLFQLCATKKARQFVKEKNTYVIMREYHQWEPERMNNPAIMNLIDVLIGDEPAPQHENLREVEVPEDLKKKFTEDDEEEILQIKNEINSQ from the exons ATGAAGTTGAAAGGTGTGATGGTCTCAATACAGAAAcatgaggaaaaaaaatgtcaaaaccgTTGCATAGAAA ATATGACAGAACACAGTAAAGAAGACCTGGAGAAAGAGTTCTCTCCCTTTCTGAATCCAGCAGCTAGGGGGGATGTCAAAAATATTGCAATAGACTATGTGTTGGGAATGACTGGAAAGGAGGATGGAAAACAAATGATTGCAAGCAGTCAGAAATTTTTAGatggagttatctccctttgtgaTGATTCAGATGAGGGCGTTCATAATAAAGCATTTAAAGCTTTGACAAATATTGCAACAGACTCTAAATTAAGTTTACAGATTGTTAAAAACAACAAGTTTTCAGAATTTATTGTGAACTGTTTCAAAAAATTCTTAGACCCAAGTTTCAGACAGGCTGATAGTGTGTGCAAATTTGTTTCAAACTTGTCAAGGCCAGAAGAGTGTGCAGGCTGTATAGCCACAATCATTCTACAAAGCAAAGATGTCAGTTTATCAAAGATTGTAAATGCCATGTGTAATGTGGAATATAATCTTAAGTCAAATTTGCATTTCCTAGCACCATTGCTGGGTAATTTGTCACAGGTGCCACAAGTTAGAACAGAACTTATGACAGAAAGAGAATATGTCATTCAGCGATGTTTACCATTCTTAACTTACCAGGAATCTGCGATCAGAAGAGGAGGAATAGCAAGTCTTATTAAAAACTGTTTGTTTGATACAG GTTACCACGACTGGTTGCTAGGAGACAAGGTTGATTTACTTCCTCGATTGTTGTTGCCCTTGGCTGGTGGGGAGGAGTTTGATGACGATGACATGGAGCGACTGCCAGCAGACCTTCAGTATTTACCTCCAGACAAACAGAGAGAGTCGGATCCAGACATAAGGAAAATCATCGTCGAATGTTTATTTCAG ctTTGTGCAACAAAAAAAGCAAGACAATTTGTCAAAGAAAAGAACACATATGTTATAATGAGAGAGTATCATCAGTGGGAACCAGAACGTATGAACAATCCGGCAATAATGAACTTAATAGATGTTTTAATAGGAGACGAACCAGCTCCTCAACATGAGAACTTGAGGGAAGTGGAAGTTCCagaagatttaaaaaagaaatttacagAAGATGATGAAGAAGAAatacttcaaattaaaaatgaaataaattcgcaataa